TGTCctttattttcctgcttttgtaaattttttgtcttcttttgattttctcaATGTTCCGTCAGTTTATCTGCAATTACTTTCACAAATGCCTGAAATGTTTAGAAACTTATCCGGCATGGTGGCGAGCGCGTCAGGACACTTTCACATCTTGCGTGTGCACCAATGACAATATTCTGCCGATgacacatttggaaaaaaaaaaaacattacttatTGTGCAAATTACCATGTACACTTAAgaggtcaaaaacacaaatcattgaAAAAACAATCCACTCAAAGCACCATCAAGAGAGTCCCATTAATTTACCAGGAACTGTATTCTTATTGGTTCATAATGTTGGGTAATCTATTAGTACttggtttgttttatgttgttagAAGATGTTAGAAGTGTTAGGGTTGACTAAGGCTAAGATATAAGGACACACCCTCCAAAAACATTCCAAGtctgtacaaaaaaacaacaactttcattttccctcttgTGATCTTTAGATAGTATCTTCCATGACGACCCCTACTACAAGTCAGAGACCAGTTTGGACCGCTGCCCGGGGGACTTTCCCTTCCGCAACGGCACCGTTCCCAATGGAAGCATGTACAGCAGCCCCAGCCTGAGCTCCCTCAATCACTCCCAGACCTTCATCCCGCCCTCGCCCATGTCCTCCAACCTCAGCATCCCCGGCAGTGAGCTCATGCGCCCGGATTACATCCCCAGCCACCGCCACAGCGCTATCATCGCTCCGTCCTACCGGCCCACGCCTGAGTACGATGCTGTCATGCGGCAGAAGCGGCGGATGCTCCCCGCTCACCATGACCTCCACAGCCAGTCGCTGCGCAGTCTGAACATCAGTAATGCCTGTGCTTATCGGCAGCCTGAGGCTTTGGTGTATAGCCAGCCAGAGATGAGGGAGAGGGGCCCTTATCATGGCCTGGGGCCCAGTCCAGGACCGTACACATCACAGGTGAGATAGAGGTGGATGCTCTGTGTTTGACTGGCTTCAACATTTCTGGTCTTTTCAACAtctcacactgtttttctgtgaatgttcaCCTTGCAGATCAGCTACAGCAAGCCTGTGTCCCATGGCCCTCATCAGGGAGGACCAGCCAGCAGCCAGGGCCCCTGTCACTCACCCTGTGTtaatggaggtggaggcagtgGTGGGCATGGAGGTGCAGGAAGCTCCATTTCTCACACTGTCAGCACACCCGAGCTGGCGAATACCAAACAACAGGGGACTAATGCGGGAAGCTATGCTGCTACAGCTAACATGCTCCGAAACCACATGTCACGCCCTCCTCCACCATACCCCTCTAGCTCCTTCCGCCCGGCCACCAGCACCCCGGACCTGGCCAGCCACCGTCACCGCTGCACTGCGGGCAGCAGTCCGGAGCTGGTTACCCGCATGGTGCAGCTGTCGGTCAAGACCTTCCAGCCGGACAGCTCGGCTGTGGTGCACCAGTCCCTGCAGGAGGTTAGCGAACCGTTAACTGCAGCTGCTAAGCACCGCTCCACCCTGGGCAAAAGACACAGCATGGAGGTGATCAGCAGCatgagaggaggtggaggaggagggatggagggcaTGGTGATGAAGGGCATGAATGCTCCCCTTCATCGGAGGAACACTCTCAGAGAACACGTGATGCCCCCTCAGCCTCAATCCATCCCTCCACCCCAGCCGCAATCCCCTCAGCCACAGCCCCAACcgcagcctccacctccacctcagcAGTCGCAGGAGCTCCCCATGCAGATGCCTGCCCAAAAAGCACCTGATGCTTCTGTAGCGCCATCTGGGCCAGTGGCGTACCAGCATCAAAAGACTCTCTCCAATGCGACCATGCTCATACACAGTagtgagagtgaggaagaggaggaggaggaagaggagaggccTGAGCTGGATGTTCAAATCCCAGGACTCAATGAGGACATCAGTGTTCAGCTCCAGGCTGCTCTGGCCAAGCTGCCCAACAAACCCCCTCCAGAGTACCCTGGTCCTCCTCGACACCCTAACAATGCTCAAATCCGCACCCACACCCACAATCAGAACCACACCCACCACCACAACCATAATCAAGGACCCCAGAGCAACCAGGGACCAATGGACCCAAATCAAGCCCAGGGCCGTGGGCTCAAAGCTGGGCAGGGCCCAGGTGGGCCTGGAgttggtggtagtggtggtggagcaggtggtggtgggACACTGACCCGTGGAGACCAGGGTGGGGTGAATGGAGCAGTTTTGGGTCCGTCCATTTCAGAACCGGACCTGACCAGCGTGAAGGAGAGGGTGCGGAAGGAGCCGGTCAAAGAGAGGCCGGTGTCGGAGATGTTCTCCCTAGAAGACAGCATTGTGGAGAGGGAGTTCGCTCAGAGGGTAAGACAATCATTCTCCTTCATTCATGGTTTATTTTATCCCTGTGCCAACACATATTTTTGATAATCCATGTGATTTATTAGTCGTAAAATGTTTGAATAGAAGATTAAAGGCatagtttggttttttttgatGTGGGGTTATATGAGGTACTTATCCAAAGTCAGGGTATTACCTCCACTAGATGCCAGTTTACACACCCCCAGTTTGGAGAATCACCAGGAGTACTGACAGCCCTTTCGAAAGGCAATATAGCTCTCACTAATGCCATTAAACTCCTTCGACAAAAGTAGTTATTTTACAATGCAGGATATGGGAGTTGTTGATCTACTGCTGCCTTGATTGGTTAacttgattgtgtttttgtataaCTTTGGTGAGTCCAATCTAAcccttaaaacacaaaaatcaaccGAAATCAAActagaacacaaacaaactaactgATCAGGGCAGCAGTAGACCAACTCTGTCAACATAgttattatttatcaattttTACCATAATTTATCACCCAAACTGTCAAACACTGCTGCTATTCTCTGTTGTATATGTTTTAGATTGTATGCTGAAAGGGCAACtacatacattttacacataaagGTGTGTTTGAAGGTCTTTGGGAGTGCTGATAAATCACCTCCAGTGATATCATTCAGTGGctaagatgcattgtgggtatgAAGGGAAATGAAACAGCAGTTATCGCTGGTTTCGTTGTTGATCGTTTCTTTTTAAGCTGCCCATAATACCCACAACAGTGTTATAGTAAGTGCGATGTTAGACGAGAGGACTGCTTTTGAAAACATAGCATCAATAACAGGCTCAATCATGTCatattaggattttttttttatcagaaattGTATGCACCCAGGCATCGTCTTTTACTGGACAAGAAACCCCCCACCATACTGGTAcagtttaaaatatttcagtctgttgTTTGCTAGCTAGTTTCATAGCTGCTGATTAGCAGTAATCCGGGGTTCAGCACCTGAGAGGGTAGCACTAGGCTCTGCGTCCCCCCAGGCAGCTAAAACCCTTATAAATCCCTCAGATTATTCTTTGGGTTGGGTGTTTTTGTGTTAGCTGGGCTCTCTGTTGAGGCACAAACATTTGACACGGCACCAGAGTCCAGGTATAAGTTAAATCATATAATCGGCTCACTTAGTGGGTATAAACCTCCCTGTTCAGGGGTGACCTGAACTATTGTGGGTTGATTGACTATTGTGGCCACTATATCAACTCACATATCAAAGCATCTAAAAGCTGTTGTCCCTCATTTATACCAGCTGGTTTATCTCATACCTATAGGATACCCCTAGTGACCCCTCAAGCTGTTGTTTTGACTGTCCGACAGGGGATGAAGGAGGTGGCGAGGTGAAGGGTGGAGCTGTCCTGGAGGTTTATTAGCATCGGAGATTAGGAGAGGTAATCCgtggaggaaggagggaccGCGCAATGTGTGTCAGAGTTTGGCTGCCGCGTtaaaagaggggggaaaaaaagacagacagggtGACAGAGGGAGCGTGTGTTCTATGAGGAAAAGGAGGCCAAGGAGGTAGGTGGGAGTAAACAAAGGactaaaagaatgaaaaatatggGAGGAAGGACAAATCAAGCATCGCATTTTAAGTTGAGGCTGAAGTGAGATGGATAAGAAGCTCCGAGTCTGCTCCTTAATAGGCTTTGTGTACGGGGCTTGTTAGTTCACACCTTTGGACCGGATACAAGGCGACTGGTACAGCACGGTTTACCCTACGAACCGGACACGTGCACGCGCAAACATTCCCCACCTACTTCTACACATGTGCACGCTGACCGATTTGAGGGCCAGCGCAGGTCAGTCCATCTTGCAATGCTGCCAGTACCTGTGAGCATGACACCGGGATTTTCCTCTCTCTTGAAGACgctggagagacagaagatGTCCGTGGACTCAATGAAGAGGCCGCTGATGATGGCCGCCCTCAACGGCCTGTACGTGGCCCGAATGCCTGTCCCGGAGAGTCCCGCAGAGGAGGGCGGCAAGTCCGCCACAGATGAACGGGTAAGATGTTGATTTCATGGCTTTTATTGTGTATTGGGAAGTATTTTTGAAagatccagaaaatgttttattgcttgTTTGGTAGTGCATTGTGTGCTATTGATTGATAGGCGGTAACCTCTAAAAATGAAGGTGTTACTGTTGGAATAATTTCCTTCTATTCATTGCTGCTCTTTACCCAAAACTTCTCGGATGCATTGTATTTAAAGCTTGTAGGTTATTTGTTGTAAATTCCTTGATTTATGGTACCATGATGATAAAAGGAGCTTTTTATGATCTTTTTGACTCAAAGAAGTACGTGAACAAACAACTGTAGACTGCAAATATGAACACATCCCAATTATGCATCTGTTGTTCCTCTggatttacagttttttcattcagttcacACATTTTCCTTGTGTGATTGGAGGATAAACGCCTAGAGGCAGTGATAAAAGAATCTTGGCTGCGGCTCtaaaaagacatttacaaatGATTTCATTTCACAAATACTATCTGCTCCCTTTTTCGAGTGTAGAGGTGCAAAACACAGCCTTTGTCCCGACTGTTGCTAAGCTAACGGGGGCAAGCCCTAAGTGGGCTGTGGAACGCGTGGCATGGTGGTGCTTATCGCCTCTAGGCCCGTCGGTATGTTAAGAATGTGACCCGAGAGCGAGCGAGCAAGTGAGCCACACAGAAagagtgatagagagagagagagagagagagagagagagagagatgttgccCTCTCAAACATGACTGGCCTAATAAACATTCACCCCCCACCAGGACCGCTGCATACTCTGCACTCTTACAGCTGTGTTGATGCATTATGCATACTTTGAGTTCTTTGATATAGAAGTCAGCGTAGAGCTGTGACTGATGACGAGAGTTTAGAGATGTGGACGTATATTATAATGAGATTCCCCTGGTTTGAATGGTCTCTTCGCTATGGTGGAATGTAAACGGATAAAAGCCTCTTGGGGACTGAAAGAGAAACCTCTGAATGATGTGTTCCCTGGAATTCAATGACCaacacccccctcccctctttctctttctttctctctttctcgctcttttCTTTCCAGTGTAAGACCTTGGAGCTGAAGCTGGAAGAGGAGCGGGTCTTCACTGAGTACGAGCAGGTTCCCAAGAAGAGGGCGGACTGCGTTCTCACCACGGCAACTCTGCCCGAAAACACAGAGCGCAACCGCTTCCGCGACGTGGTTCCGTACGAGGAGAATCGGGTTGAACTTGTGCCAAACAAGGAGAACAACACGGGCTACATCAATGCCTCTCATATCAAGGTGCGCTTGAGGGGTCAAGGGTAAAAGTGAATTAGAGACATTAATGTAACTGATCTGATGCAGGAGTGCTTCAACTTTTTTCTCGTGGTGGGTCAACTCTGAAAGTTGACCACAGGTGAGGAGCAAGCACTATCCTGAAGCCCCGAGAGGCAAGTGAAAAAAGTGGATgtgatccattttctaagtctgatctaaattgtTTTTCCTTATGATTAAAGATCaggtgaaaaaatgttttgccaggAGAATCTAATCCTCTCAGGGTTTTCCATATTACTGAGATCTCAAGTTCCCTTAATGATTGACTTCTGCACGAAGTATCACTCCGCTCACAGTGCTCAGTTTCTGAAAAATAAtcgataaataataataatattatcagttaataataataattgatatACTATATATTTATAGAGATTTGTACTTTACAAAAAGCAAGAGCTGGAAACATCTGGCGGGCCAAAAAATACTGGGAGCCCTGATCTGATGCTTCCACTGTCTGTACGTGTTACAGCCTCCATTCACAGCAGTCAAAACCGAGGCTCAAAAGGGGTTGGAGGATGCAACATATAATAAGGATGCCAGACACAAGGTTAACCATAAACCCACAAGCTTTATTAAATCATTCAAATTACTCCCGAAAGAACACTAGACACAACCAAAAGGGGGCTGAAGATCCCGGCCAAAGGGAACAAAAGATGGGAAGATGTTGGACCAACCACGCAGTGGGCCATAGCTCCCCGCGTCTCCCCCTCAGCTGCCTATATGGAAACTAAtcctaaaacaaaagagacgATTAACTGAACAATCTGTCACCTCCAGCCCAAACCAGCACAGTaaactaaaataacaaaacccCAGCACGTAAATACGCATGGAGGGTGAGAACCAAAcctgcttgtatgtgtgtgtgtgtgtgtgtgtttgtgatctCCATGCACCTCTGTCGCTGCACTCTCTGCCCTCCTATCACCTCCCCCACTCCACCTGTGCACTGATCACACTCAGGTGTGCTCAGgtagagagggaggagtgtgGAATGAGAAACAGATAgacaacaggaacacacacagcagaggcacAGTAACAGTTATCATGAAAGGTGGAAGGTCTCTCcacataaatacattaatatcgtcctttttgttctttttttgttcttctttgtgaaaaaataacttttcagGAAATCCTTTTTTAGATGGTGAATTTAACTTGTGAATGAAACATTCAGTGTATCTGACAacaatgaaatatcaaaattgGAGATACATTGTGTCATTGGACAGCAATGGTGCTCGTTATAAAtcaacctggaaaaaaaaggagaatggaTGTGCATTTCCACCCACTTCTGCCATGCGAATATTGGGAGTTGGTTCATTGGTTCACTTGGTCCTCCAGTCGGGTGCAATTAAACAACtgcagaagaggagggagggaacaTGGTGGAATATACATCCACATGTGCAGTTTTTCATCCCGTCAGTCACGTGTAGACCTGAGTGAAGCTTAAGTGTTTCACTTCCATCATGATTTATTCACCAACTCCATTGCACTTAGTCACATATTGTTTTTATCAGCACTCCAACTTTTCCACCTCAGTCAAGCctaaaaagtttattttttgttttcatttgattttcagcACTACCACTCAGGTTTTTATGCgcaaataaaaactgatggaTAAAAACATAGATGAATGTCAACATGatatacataatataatatCGAATCATCTGTCAGCTTTCAGTGTGAACTGAAGACAGTAACAGTTACTGGTAAAACAGTCACATTCAGTAATATAACATTTCACAAAGTGTTTCATAAGATTCAAGTTTATGTGTACGGCTCTTCATTTCAGCTACAGTCCCAAAGTGCTTTGCAACACCCACATCATACAGCgtgaattaaaacaaagagcATAAACTGGATACATTCAGCTCTCTGTCGTCTTTGTTGTGGTCGCTCCTGAGCAGCGAACGTCTCGGAGGAGAAGGATGAAAGGCAGCTGTTGAGGGCTGTTTGGGCCTTTAAGCTCACAGAGCTGGTGGAATTCCCGAAGAATGCGGTCCAAACTCCAAACCCTCTTAAGTCAACCTGAGCTGCTCTCACTAGCCCCTCTATTCATGCGTGGTTGCAAACAGGGTGCGAGCACAAGCTTGTGCGTATGCATGAGTTTGCATTTTGTGTGCATACCCGAGTGCGATCCCCAAAGCAGCACTGAGTCGCTGCCTATCACGGTGTAACCCTCTTACCCCCCCCATCATTTAAGGTAACTGCTGCAGAACAAAAGGCCTTGTTTATTCCCCATCCCTCTCTTAATACAGTGTTTACAGTCACGAGGTGGCCTGAGGTATTAGCTGGGACATGCTCATTATGTAATGGCTCTCTCAAAAGTCTGTGTGGCTGGAGTGTGTTGATGATGGGAAGTTTCTCAGTGCTGTGTGATGCCTAATGATTATTAATGAGGGGCAGCTGAAGAAAGCTGAAGACAAGGGGTTGgtagttttataaatgaggGGGAAAGACTCCAAAGACtttggatgaaaatgaaatttatACTGCCCTCCAGTGGTCAATGAGATTATTGTCAATGTGTTTAAACTCGCTGCTCACATTTTTAGACTTTTAGAAGGATGAATTAATTCTCAGACCACCCAGAACCCCAAAACTCTCGGGCAGGTTTGACAGGcacaatttctttttcttgaaaATGGCCCAAGAAattgtaaaaacagaaattaccACTGGATGTTCAAATTTCTGACAGTCCTTGAACGAATCATTTGCAACAAACATTTCAGTCGGGAAAAATAACCTGATGTAAGCTTAATATTATGATATGTCATCAAAACGACGTTATTACTCATTTCAAATGTCTCATTGAAATTTCTGCCAAAATCCCTCAACTCTGACCACATTCTGTAATAAACtttaaattgaataaatgaaCTGGAAAGCAATGAATGACTATAGTGAGACCAACCGTCGTGCAAACCTTTGACAAAACCACAAGCTGTTAGAAGAAGAGTAGAGATTGTAAATGTTATTGAATTTcgttttttcctttatttgtaATAACATGTAGGCACTTCGACAATGTTGTATATACTTATTCCATTTCTTTCAAATTTTACACGAATAATCAAAGAAATGACAACACTccctttcatatttttattttcattataactGTGTTATGTTACACAAGCGTAATTGATTGTCATGATAGTGTTTTTTCCACAGAGGTGCACACTGTGGGGGAAAAACGTAACAGGAGCCAAAAAACAACCCCAGCAACTGGTCGGGGGGGTTCAGTGTGGTCTTTAGTAAgcatatttgtttgtgtgcctgccTGTAAGCTGATTGTTGTTCGCTGTTGCCTCCACGTGCACTAATAgattcttttgtgtgtgtttgtgtttgtgtgtgtgttctcccaGGTGATGATCAGAGGGGAGGAGTGGCACTACATCGCCACCCAGGGCCCGCTAGCCAACACCTGTGCCGACTTCTGGCAGATGGTGTGGGAGCAGGGGGTCAACGTCATCGCCATGGTTACCGCCGAGgaggtacatacacacacacattatgcacACATGGCGCAGGCAGATGTGGATCTTTTTCAGCGGGCCGACAGCTGGCGCCTGTCTGTGCGCGAGAAGACAgcagcacgtgtgtgtgtcgctgCGTCTTTGTGTTTATGGTGTGTGTCTATTTTACCCttattctcttcttctcttctttctttttcctccaaTCACCAACCACCCATCCTCATCCTCCAACCAGGAGGGCGGCAGGTCCAAGAGTCACCGCTACTGGCCCAAACTGGGCTCGAAACACAATTCGGCCACTCATGGCAAATTCAAGGTGACCACCAAATTCCGCACCGACTCGGGCTGCTACGCCACCACGGGGTTAAAGGTCAAACACCTGCTGTCTGGCCAGGAGAGGACGGTCTGGCACCTGCAGTACACCGACTGGCCTGAGCAGGGCTGCCCCGAATATGTCCAGGGATTCCTCTGTGAGTGGGACTGTGTTGtcattattgtgatttttttttgtgtgtgtgtgtggagtttaAGACATAGCAGGAAGTGATGATCtgattaaaggaatagtttgacattttgttgaatttgcTGGTTAGACATGAATATCATGTTTGCGTGGTAAGTATGAGGCTGGAGCCAGTCGGTGCTTTTTATAATGACTGGGGGCAGCTTAAAGCAGGGAGAAAAGGCTAGCTTGATGTCCAGTGTTAAAGGAAACACCTACCAGCATCTGTAAAAGTAATCATTTCAACTTTTCTCTGTTATTTAATTCATGCAAGAAttgtaaaaatgataatttttgGTTTTATCAGACAAACTGTTCGAAGTGCATCCGCTCTTTGAgataaactaagctaagctaactgcctcCTGGTTCTAGCTTCTCATATTCTCATCCAGCTGTTCAGaggaaagcaaataagtgtAATCATGATTcctttaaagtgtaaaaagatGCAAAAGCAGTAAACAGCATTCAACAACCTGTCAGACACGATGCCAACATCTTACCTGCTTCTCCTTCGTCCTG
This region of Acanthopagrus latus isolate v.2019 chromosome 22, fAcaLat1.1, whole genome shotgun sequence genomic DNA includes:
- the LOC119012690 gene encoding tyrosine-protein phosphatase non-receptor type 14-like isoform X1, translating into MPFRLKLRRTRRYNVLSKNYFVTRIRLLDSNVIECTLSVESTGQECLEAVAQRLELRETHYFGLWFHGKTQAPAHRWVELEKPLKKQLDKFGNEPLLFFGVMFYVPSVSRLEQEATRYQYYLQVKKEVLDGRLHCGVEQGIRLAGLAVQADFGDFTQFMSQDFLREYVLFPVNWPNGDEVLEDWTQKVAEEHKSHCRMQTAEAELLYIKEVEKLDGFGQESFPAKDNYTNDIFIGVSFIGVFVKHRNGRSIMLHKWKDIGTIAHNKSAITVEITSRDDTIIFHMEDMEMAKYIARLFTARHKFYKQNKICAEPTHSPAPIRRRPTWTHRISLPRPQSCNFQSMHSQYGEHYQDTQSSQDSIFHDDPYYKSETSLDRCPGDFPFRNGTVPNGSMYSSPSLSSLNHSQTFIPPSPMSSNLSIPGSELMRPDYIPSHRHSAIIAPSYRPTPEYDAVMRQKRRMLPAHHDLHSQSLRSLNISNACAYRQPEALVYSQPEMRERGPYHGLGPSPGPYTSQISYSKPVSHGPHQGGPASSQGPCHSPCVNGGGGSGGHGGAGSSISHTVSTPELANTKQQGTNAGSYAATANMLRNHMSRPPPPYPSSSFRPATSTPDLASHRHRCTAGSSPELVTRMVQLSVKTFQPDSSAVVHQSLQEVSEPLTAAAKHRSTLGKRHSMEVISSMRGGGGGGMEGMVMKGMNAPLHRRNTLREHVMPPQPQSIPPPQPQSPQPQPQPQPPPPPQQSQELPMQMPAQKAPDASVAPSGPVAYQHQKTLSNATMLIHSSESEEEEEEEEERPELDVQIPGLNEDISVQLQAALAKLPNKPPPEYPGPPRHPNNAQIRTHTHNQNHTHHHNHNQGPQSNQGPMDPNQAQGRGLKAGQGPGGPGVGGSGGGAGGGGTLTRGDQGGVNGAVLGPSISEPDLTSVKERVRKEPVKERPVSEMFSLEDSIVEREFAQRTLERQKMSVDSMKRPLMMAALNGLYVARMPVPESPAEEGGKSATDERCKTLELKLEEERVFTEYEQVPKKRADCVLTTATLPENTERNRFRDVVPYEENRVELVPNKENNTGYINASHIKVMIRGEEWHYIATQGPLANTCADFWQMVWEQGVNVIAMVTAEEEGGRSKSHRYWPKLGSKHNSATHGKFKVTTKFRTDSGCYATTGLKVKHLLSGQERTVWHLQYTDWPEQGCPEYVQGFLSYLEEIQSVRRHTNSMLDTSKSLNPPVVVHCSAGVGRTGVVILTELMISCLEHNEPVEVPTMLSGLRQQRMLMVQTISQYKFVYQVLIQFLKNSRLI
- the LOC119012690 gene encoding tyrosine-protein phosphatase non-receptor type 14-like isoform X2; its protein translation is MSQDFLREYVLFPVNWPNGDEVLEDWTQKVAEEHKSHCRMQTAEAELLYIKEVEKLDGFGQESFPAKDNYTNDIFIGVSFIGVFVKHRNGRSIMLHKWKDIGTIAHNKSAITVEITSRDDTIIFHMEDMEMAKYIARLFTARHKFYKQNKICAEPTHSPAPIRRRPTWTHRISLPRPQSCNFQSMHSQYGEHYQDTQSSQDSIFHDDPYYKSETSLDRCPGDFPFRNGTVPNGSMYSSPSLSSLNHSQTFIPPSPMSSNLSIPGSELMRPDYIPSHRHSAIIAPSYRPTPEYDAVMRQKRRMLPAHHDLHSQSLRSLNISNACAYRQPEALVYSQPEMRERGPYHGLGPSPGPYTSQISYSKPVSHGPHQGGPASSQGPCHSPCVNGGGGSGGHGGAGSSISHTVSTPELANTKQQGTNAGSYAATANMLRNHMSRPPPPYPSSSFRPATSTPDLASHRHRCTAGSSPELVTRMVQLSVKTFQPDSSAVVHQSLQEVSEPLTAAAKHRSTLGKRHSMEVISSMRGGGGGGMEGMVMKGMNAPLHRRNTLREHVMPPQPQSIPPPQPQSPQPQPQPQPPPPPQQSQELPMQMPAQKAPDASVAPSGPVAYQHQKTLSNATMLIHSSESEEEEEEEEERPELDVQIPGLNEDISVQLQAALAKLPNKPPPEYPGPPRHPNNAQIRTHTHNQNHTHHHNHNQGPQSNQGPMDPNQAQGRGLKAGQGPGGPGVGGSGGGAGGGGTLTRGDQGGVNGAVLGPSISEPDLTSVKERVRKEPVKERPVSEMFSLEDSIVEREFAQRTLERQKMSVDSMKRPLMMAALNGLYVARMPVPESPAEEGGKSATDERCKTLELKLEEERVFTEYEQVPKKRADCVLTTATLPENTERNRFRDVVPYEENRVELVPNKENNTGYINASHIKVMIRGEEWHYIATQGPLANTCADFWQMVWEQGVNVIAMVTAEEEGGRSKSHRYWPKLGSKHNSATHGKFKVTTKFRTDSGCYATTGLKVKHLLSGQERTVWHLQYTDWPEQGCPEYVQGFLSYLEEIQSVRRHTNSMLDTSKSLNPPVVVHCSAGVGRTGVVILTELMISCLEHNEPVEVPTMLSGLRQQRMLMVQTISQYKFVYQVLIQFLKNSRLI